Genomic segment of Myxococcus stipitatus:
CAGCAGATTCCGCCCACCCAGGTGATTACCGGGCTGGCCGTCATCCTCACCGTCTACATCATGGCGCCCGTGGGCACGGCCATGTACCGGGCGGCGGAGATCGACGTCTGGGCGAAGGGCCCGGGGGTCTTCTCCTCCTCCACGGTGGGCTCGCTGCTCGAGGGCGCCAACAAGTCCAAGGAGCCGCTGCGCGCGTGGCTGATGAAGAAGGTGACGGTGAAGGACCGCTCGCTCTTCTACAACCTGGCCAAGAAGATGCGGACGGGCGAGGACCGCGAGTCGGTGCAGAGCCAGGACTTCATGGTCATCGTCCCGGCCTTCGTCGTCTCCGAATTGAAGGAGGCCTTCCAGATTGGCTTCCTCCTCTTCGTCCCGTTCATCGTCATCGACATGGTGGTGGCCAACATCCTCCTGGCGCTGGGCATGCACATGCTGTCGCCCACCACCATCTCCATGCCCTTCAAGCTCCTCCTCTTCGTCCTGGTGGATGGCTGGTACCTCATCGCCAAGGGCCTGGTCGTCGGCTACCTGTAGGAAGAAGGCACCCATGAACCAGCTCACGTTCATCACCCAGGAGGCGCTGTTCCTGGTGCTCGTGGTGTCGGCCCCGCCGGTGCTGATGAGCCTCCTGGTGGGCTTCATCATCTCGCTGTTCCAGGCCACCACGCAGATTCAGGAGCAGACGCTCACCTTCGCGCCCAAGGTCATCATCGTCTTCGGCGTGCTGGCCATGACGGGGCCGTGGATTGGAAGCCAGCTGATGCGCTTCACCTTCCACGTCTTCGACCGGTTCCCCGCGCTCATCAAATGAACGCCGCGGACCTTGTGTCCGAGCTGGCTGCTCGGACGAACTTCTCCGCCGCCATCTTCACGGTCGCCCTGCTCATGTGCCGGGTGATGCCGGTGCTCATCTTCAGCCCGTTCCTGGGCGGTGAGGTGGTGCCCACGGAGATGAAGATGGGCATCGGGCTGACGCTGGCCATGGTGCTCTATCCCTCCATCGCCGGCTCCGTCACCACCATCCCCCTGAGCGCGCTGCCCTACATCGCGCTGATGGCCAAGGAGGTCTTCATCGGCTTCTCCATGGCGTTCATCGTCAACGGGGTGTTCGAGGCGGCCCGCGTCGCCGGCACCCTCGCGGACACCATGGCGGGCAGCAACAACGCCCAGCTCTACGTGCCGCAGCTCGGCCAGCAGGTGTCGCTGTTCTCCAACCTCAAGGTGCAGATGGCCGTGGTGCTGTTCCTCACCCTGGACGGCCACCACCTGGTCATCCAGGCGCTGGCGGACAGCCTCACCACGGTGCCCCTGGATGGCTTCCCGCGCTTCAGCCAGGGCGCGTGGACCTACTTCGACGTCCTGATTCGCGTCTTCGCGGACATGCTCCGCATCAGCATGGCGCTGGCGGCTCCCGCCGTGCTGGCCACCTTCCTGACGGACGTGGCGCTGGGCGCCATCAACCGCGTGGCGCCGCAAATCCAGGTGTTCTTCATCTCCATGTCCATCAAGCCGCTCGTCGGCGTGCTCATCACCTTCCTGGTGCTGGGCGCGCTCCTGGGCCGCATGCAGGACGAACTGGCCATCATGCTGCGGACGCTCAGGGACGCGCTGCGGCTGCTGGCCTGAGCCTCCTATCCGGAACGCGCGCCCATGTCGGACGAGAGTGGAGACAAAACAGAAGAACCGTCGCAGAAGAAGCTCGACGACTCTCGCAAGAAGGGTCAGGTCTGGAAGAGCAAGGACCTAAGCGGCGTGGCCGTGCTGGTGGTGGGGCTGGGGGCCCTGAAGTCCTCGTGGGACACCGTGGAAGAGGAGATGGTCAAGCTCTTCCACTTCAGCTTCGACCACATGGCGCGGGGCGATGACCTGTCGGACGCCACGGGCCAGCTGCTCTACCTGGGGCTGCGGGCGCTGCTGCTCGTGACGTTGCCGGTGGTCGCGGGCAGCGCGGTGGTGGGTGGGTTGATGGAGTTCCTGCAGGTGGGCTCCCTCTTCACCATGGACCCGCTCATGCCCAAGCTGGACAAGCTCAACCCGCTGGCCGGGTTGAAGAACATGTTCAGCAAGAAGTCGCTGGTGGAGATGCTCAAGAACCTCATCAAGATCTCCGTCACCGCCTACGTCGTCTACGGCGTGGTTCGCGACGCGATGCCCTTGGTGGTGGAGACCGTCCGCCAGGACACACGCACCATCATGGTCATCATGGGGGAGCTGGTGACCCGCGTGGCGACCCGCGTCGCGCTGCTCTTCGTCCTCTTCGGCATCTTCGACGTCTGGTGGCAGCGCAAGTCCTTCATGAAGGACATGATGATGACGAAGGACGAGGTGAAGAAGGAGTACAAGGAGAGCGAAGGCGACCCGCACCACAAGGCCAAGCGCAAGGAGCTCCACCACGAAATCATGGAGGGCGCGCAGATGGAGTCGGTGCGGGACGCGGACGTCATCGTCACCAAC
This window contains:
- the sctR gene encoding type III secretion system export apparatus subunit SctR; the encoded protein is MNAQAPARSRLPRVPPWLFAAVASLHPFIALADKKRSAMVPEAVANEAVSSDSFTSRPLILILALAAMGLVPFALMMVTSFVKISVVLSIVRSALGTQQIPPTQVITGLAVILTVYIMAPVGTAMYRAAEIDVWAKGPGVFSSSTVGSLLEGANKSKEPLRAWLMKKVTVKDRSLFYNLAKKMRTGEDRESVQSQDFMVIVPAFVVSELKEAFQIGFLLFVPFIVIDMVVANILLALGMHMLSPTTISMPFKLLLFVLVDGWYLIAKGLVVGYL
- the fliQ gene encoding flagellar biosynthesis protein FliQ; this encodes MNQLTFITQEALFLVLVVSAPPVLMSLLVGFIISLFQATTQIQEQTLTFAPKVIIVFGVLAMTGPWIGSQLMRFTFHVFDRFPALIK
- a CDS encoding flagellar biosynthetic protein FliR translates to MNAADLVSELAARTNFSAAIFTVALLMCRVMPVLIFSPFLGGEVVPTEMKMGIGLTLAMVLYPSIAGSVTTIPLSALPYIALMAKEVFIGFSMAFIVNGVFEAARVAGTLADTMAGSNNAQLYVPQLGQQVSLFSNLKVQMAVVLFLTLDGHHLVIQALADSLTTVPLDGFPRFSQGAWTYFDVLIRVFADMLRISMALAAPAVLATFLTDVALGAINRVAPQIQVFFISMSIKPLVGVLITFLVLGALLGRMQDELAIMLRTLRDALRLLA
- the sctU gene encoding type III secretion system export apparatus subunit SctU; the encoded protein is MSDESGDKTEEPSQKKLDDSRKKGQVWKSKDLSGVAVLVVGLGALKSSWDTVEEEMVKLFHFSFDHMARGDDLSDATGQLLYLGLRALLLVTLPVVAGSAVVGGLMEFLQVGSLFTMDPLMPKLDKLNPLAGLKNMFSKKSLVEMLKNLIKISVTAYVVYGVVRDAMPLVVETVRQDTRTIMVIMGELVTRVATRVALLFVLFGIFDVWWQRKSFMKDMMMTKDEVKKEYKESEGDPHHKAKRKELHHEIMEGAQMESVRDADVIVTNPDHVAVALKYDREKDGAPRVLAKGIDHKAERIKGIAREQDVPTLRNVPLAHALLRVEVGHEVPEELYDAVAEVLNFVYELKNGGQAPAARA